The following coding sequences are from one Diabrotica virgifera virgifera chromosome 2, PGI_DIABVI_V3a window:
- the LOC126880892 gene encoding uncharacterized protein LOC126880892 produces the protein MSAKDIQNSQREGEEDESYCTHLNLRLSSNSADEPTFEDNINELVEYINNDMDPTNRLNRAGKDGLKARVTAIAMNMANLAGQNKILREEVERLRNESQTKERMSYARVTAQPAMATKSEQERKIEMRKEENTLFITSDKATTGRKVQEELTKVLNPRTEKIRMNRMKTIGKALIIEAATKEDLDKIKNHTIVKRNFKCELPKKMKPLVILYDVSSSAKEEDIMEDIRAQNFENMSKEEFEDSFKVRFKTGPRGKPTVHYVVEVSPGLRKAIIKDKIYIGFNAINARDYIVVPKCLKCQDLGHVAKHCTKETACNHCGGAHEKKECDKAGQTKTCIPCKARGKADCKKEHKDCPTHKMLVDRLILKTHWGK, from the coding sequence aTGAGTGCGAAAGACATTCAAAATTCTCAAAGAGAAGGGGAGGAGGATGAGAGCTACTGCACTCATCTGAATCTTCGACTTAGTTCGAACTCGGCTGATGAGCCAACCTTCGAGGATAATATTAATGAATTGGTGGAATATATTAATAACGATATGGACCCTACTAACCGTTTAAACAGAGCTGGAAAGGATGGACTCAAAGCAAGAGTCACGGCTATAGCCATGAACATGGCCAATTTAGCAGGTCAAAACAAAATTCTGAGAGAAGAAGTCGAAAGACTTAGAAATGAGAGTCAAACAAAAGAGAGAATGTCGTATGCGAGGGTAACTGCGCAGCCTGCAATGGCTACAAAAAGTGAACAGGAACGGAAAATAGAAATGAGGAAGGAGGAAAACACTTTATTCATAACGAGTGACAAAGCGACAACTGGTCGTAAGGTACAGGAGGAATTGACAAAAGTATTGAATCCTAGAACTGAAAAAATACGCATGAATAGAATGAAAACCATTGGTAAGGCCCTCATTATTGAGGCCGCTACTAAAGAAGACCtcgataaaattaaaaatcatacaatCGTTAAAAGGAACTTCAAATGCGAACTGCCTAAGAAAATGAAACCGCTGGTCATATTATATGACGTGAGCAGTTCAGCAAAAGAGGAAGATATTATGGAGGACATAAGAGCTCAGAACTTTGAAAATATGAGCAAAGAAGAATTTGAAGACTCCTTTAAGGTAAGATTCAAAACTGGCCCAAGGGGAAAACCAACCGTCCATTATGTGGTGGAAGTGTCCCCTGGGTTAAGAAAAGCAATAATAAAAGATAAGATATACATAGGATTCAATGCAATCAATGCTAGGGACTACATAGTAGTCCCTAAATGCCTCAAGTGCCAGGACCTGGGTCATGTCGCAAAGCATTGCACAAAGGAAACCGCATGTAACCATTGCGGAGGTGCGCATGAGAAGAAAGAGTGTGATAAAGCTGGACAGACTAAGACTTGCATACCGTGCAAGGCGAGAGGAAAAGCCGACTGTAAGAAAGAGCATAAAGATTGTCCTACACACAAGATGTTGGTAGACAGGTTGATTCTCAAAACTCACTGGGGTAAGTAA